The following proteins are encoded in a genomic region of Spirosoma sp. SC4-14:
- a CDS encoding amidohydrolase family protein, whose amino-acid sequence MRTLLFLFINTVLLAPCATLPAQTLASNAQREIVFRSVNVIPMDRERVLDNQTVVVKNGRITALGKEGSVKFGSDALVVDAKGKYLTPGWAEIHAHVPPNDDIQAMKDVLMLYLTNGITTIRGMLGHPKHLELRSKINSGEILGPHFYTTGPSFNGQTVKTAERGAEMVREQKAAGYDFLKLHPGLTLATFPAIAKTAHEVGIGFVGHVSFNVGVWRAIEAEYSSIDHLDGFVEAIVPRSDTLAEPETGLFGSWIAYRADVSQIPKLVKGLRDKHIRVVPTQALAERWLSPLPADAFANAPEFKYMKPQEITNWLNQKTSYNSNPNFSKEHAEKLIQIRRKLIYECQKGGVDLLLGSDAPQVLNVPGFSIHHEMKYLVDAGLTPYETLRTGTVNVASYFNKSDWGTIKTGNVSDLVLLNGNPLNDITQTRNIEGVMMGTNWLSKEYIQSELKKLEKK is encoded by the coding sequence ATGCGAACCTTACTTTTTCTCTTTATTAACACGGTGCTCCTGGCACCCTGCGCCACGCTCCCCGCGCAAACCCTCGCCAGCAATGCCCAACGCGAAATCGTATTCCGGTCGGTGAATGTGATTCCAATGGACCGTGAACGCGTACTGGACAATCAAACTGTTGTGGTGAAGAACGGCCGGATAACGGCGCTCGGAAAGGAAGGAAGTGTAAAATTTGGTAGTGATGCGCTGGTGGTTGACGCCAAAGGAAAATACCTGACACCCGGCTGGGCGGAGATTCATGCGCACGTGCCGCCGAACGACGACATTCAGGCCATGAAAGACGTGCTGATGCTGTACCTGACCAACGGGATCACCACTATTCGAGGGATGCTGGGCCACCCCAAACACCTCGAACTACGCAGCAAAATCAACAGCGGGGAAATTCTGGGACCACATTTCTATACCACAGGACCATCGTTCAACGGGCAAACCGTCAAAACGGCCGAACGGGGTGCCGAGATGGTGCGTGAGCAAAAAGCGGCTGGTTACGATTTTCTCAAACTGCATCCCGGTCTTACGCTGGCCACCTTTCCGGCCATTGCCAAAACGGCTCATGAAGTAGGGATTGGATTTGTAGGCCATGTATCGTTCAACGTAGGTGTCTGGCGAGCTATTGAGGCAGAATATTCGTCCATCGATCATCTGGATGGATTTGTAGAAGCCATTGTGCCGCGCTCGGATACACTGGCTGAGCCGGAAACGGGTTTGTTTGGGTCGTGGATTGCCTACCGGGCCGATGTGTCGCAGATTCCGAAACTGGTGAAGGGCTTGCGCGACAAACACATTCGGGTCGTTCCGACGCAGGCGCTGGCTGAACGCTGGCTTTCGCCACTACCCGCCGATGCGTTTGCTAATGCGCCAGAGTTCAAATACATGAAACCGCAGGAGATAACGAACTGGCTGAATCAGAAGACCAGCTACAACAGCAACCCCAATTTCTCGAAAGAACATGCCGAGAAGTTAATCCAGATTCGTCGGAAGCTGATTTACGAATGCCAGAAAGGCGGTGTCGATCTGCTGCTGGGTTCCGATGCACCACAGGTGCTCAACGTGCCGGGTTTTTCGATTCATCACGAAATGAAATACCTGGTTGATGCGGGGCTCACACCCTACGAAACCCTCCGAACCGGAACGGTCAACGTGGCCTCGTACTTTAATAAGTCAGATTGGGGAACGATCAAAACCGGAAACGTATCAGACCTGGTGCTGCTGAACGGAAATCCGTTGAACGACATCACCCAGACGCGCAACATTGAAGGCGTTATGATGGGTACGAACTGGCTCTCGAAAGAGTATATCCAGAGTGAGTTAAAGAAGTTGGAGAAGAAATAG
- a CDS encoding MBL fold metallo-hydrolase, with protein sequence MILFTDHRTICATCGTQYPSDVALPELCPICDDERQYIGDNGQTWTSLATLAKDRAIRFSQVSDRLYDLRITPAFAIGQRAFLILSESGNVLWDCLPFLDEPTIAFIRSLGGLKAIAISHPHYYSLMAEWARVFECPVYIHQSDAVWVQNHTSAIAFWSGERKSLWDGMEIINTGGHFPGSCVLLQPDSSGQTNLLTGDTIYVARSRRLVTFMYSYPNLIPLPKKAIEQIRDRMAGVSFDRIYGAFEGMVIAENGRSVFDASVQRYLSIFE encoded by the coding sequence ATGATACTATTCACTGACCACAGGACCATTTGCGCGACCTGCGGAACGCAATATCCATCAGACGTTGCCTTACCCGAACTCTGCCCAATCTGCGACGACGAGCGGCAGTATATTGGCGATAACGGCCAAACATGGACGAGCCTGGCAACACTGGCAAAAGACCGCGCCATCCGGTTCAGTCAGGTTAGCGACCGGCTGTATGATCTACGAATTACCCCCGCATTTGCCATCGGTCAACGGGCGTTTCTTATTCTGTCCGAATCGGGCAATGTACTGTGGGATTGTCTGCCGTTTCTGGACGAACCCACCATTGCCTTCATTCGCTCCCTGGGCGGTCTGAAAGCCATTGCGATCTCGCACCCGCACTACTATAGCCTGATGGCCGAGTGGGCGCGAGTTTTTGAATGTCCGGTCTATATTCACCAGAGCGACGCCGTTTGGGTGCAAAATCACACATCAGCCATAGCGTTCTGGTCGGGCGAACGAAAATCGCTTTGGGACGGTATGGAGATCATCAATACGGGTGGTCATTTTCCGGGAAGTTGCGTACTGCTCCAGCCCGATTCGTCCGGGCAAACGAACCTGCTAACCGGCGATACCATCTACGTAGCCCGCAGCCGACGGCTTGTTACGTTTATGTACAGCTATCCGAATCTCATTCCGTTGCCCAAAAAAGCGATTGAACAGATCCGGGATCGGATGGCCGGGGTTTCGTTCGACCGTATCTACGGTGCTTTCGAGGGCATGGTCATTGCGGAAAACGGTCGGTCCGTGTTCGATGCGTCGGTTCAGCGGTACCTGTCTATTTTCGAGTAA
- a CDS encoding DUF4267 domain-containing protein, translating to MLTEKLPLGAKIVGYLFTFGLLFIAGRFLLASESAEHDFGLIYNQPNNSFHYIKAVRDLFSGVTIGAFTLLNWRKPLAIVFLTGSLVPLGDMIIVLTSPSALASAAWIHGLTALTAWITSYFLLRPKNR from the coding sequence ATGCTCACAGAAAAATTGCCTTTAGGGGCCAAAATCGTCGGTTATCTATTTACGTTCGGACTTCTTTTTATCGCTGGTCGTTTTTTGTTAGCCAGCGAGTCCGCCGAACACGACTTTGGGCTTATTTATAACCAGCCCAACAATTCGTTTCATTACATTAAAGCCGTGCGGGATCTGTTTTCAGGCGTAACCATCGGTGCTTTCACGCTATTGAACTGGCGCAAACCACTTGCCATCGTCTTTCTGACGGGTTCACTGGTTCCGCTCGGCGATATGATCATTGTTCTTACGTCACCTTCAGCCTTGGCAAGCGCAGCCTGGATTCATGGCCTGACGGCACTCACAGCCTGGATTACCAGCTACTTTCTGCTACGCCCAAAAAATCGGTAA